The genomic stretch gctagcaacCTGAAACCCTTGGTTAGATTGGCGTGAGACAGACATCATTTATTGTTGGACTttcctgattctgactgcttggAGGAAGTCAGACGTAGCACATCATAGACGAGTACGCTGTTACTTCTaaaccatgaatgtgtgaatatTTATCATGTTGattgtgcaccctcctttgcatgatatcattgtattgcaaatgttgcactgagccgactgctctttttttttgttatgaagTTAAGCTAAAttttttagccgcttcttctttgCTGGTGCGCACCAGCCTCTTCTTCATTGGTTTTCATGGTTATTTCTTCCGGTTGGCAAAGTGAACACGGAAACTAGGAATCAAggtaaaaacatttgaacaatccCGGAAGAATCTGAATGTTACTCGCGGTTCTCGTCGATGTTCAAGGCTCAATTCCCAACTCTACCTGTGAGTGACATGACATGCTGTTGTTTATCTTATCTTCTGTCACTCAGGTACCACTTTGAGTCTCATCGTGTTGTCAGTTGGCTTCTTGCTGTCAGCACAGAACTCTCCAGCTGTGACACTCCAGCCGCTCGACTCCCACAACTCATCCTGCACATTATACGGGTGAAAAGACTAaccactaggggtgtaacggtacaacATAATCACGGTTGGGTGCGTACTTCAGTTTTAAGGTCACAGTTGGGTTAATTTTGAGTATAATAATtttgttaaaggcaaaatgtaaaactgctcagctttaatgattttaaaaatgaaacagcAAACCTCTGGCAGGAAATTGTCGtctttaaaatgattaaaaaaaacaagaagatatagcatacagaaaaatgtaaggatgCAGGAGGCCACTGATGCATTTCAGGGTTTCACTGCATGTAATTGATCATGACAacccgccactacaaaataaaacctgcaacacattaaaaatgatttttttttttactttaaagcaATGTAAAGAAATATATTGTAAGAATGGATATAATGTATATGCTATAttgatacatatatagcttattatttatgcacatattgaccacaattagtttgacaACAATTTAAAAGATCAtacaaatgtttcactgcactttattttgataaacatgcactgGAATTGCTTGTCATGTGTGACCAGAAAAAAGTATGCGTCTTATGTTGATGttcactttgttccttattatcgtgcaaaaaaaaaaatagtccatGAAATGTGTAGTCAGTTGACGACAGCTGGTCACATGCAAAGCCACtctatgccagtgtgtgtgatcgctcacgtttcaatctcattctgACTTTCTGGTGTCTGCTGGTTGTAGAAAAATGTTATATcgataagttaataaataaataagtcataaaaatagttatttgtcataataaaaaaaatttgtagacgcagcagcggcatgacacagcggtggcagtcccatgcagcctaccaccacagcttcagaaaatcctaggggaaaccctatCTAATagtatatctcattaataatgaattccatcaatccattttctataccgcttctcctcaatagggtcgtgggggtatgctggagcctatctcagctgacttcaggcgagaagcggggtataccctggactggtcgccagccaatcgatcacagggcacatatagacaaacaaccattcacactcacattcatacctatggacaatttagagtcgccaattaacctaacatgcatgtttttggaatgtgggaggaaaccggagtacccgaggaaaccccacgcacgcatggggagaacatgcaaactccacacagaaatgcccaaggagagaatcgaacccaggtcttcccgatctccagactgtgactgtgtggccaacctgctaaccactagaccaccgtgcggcctaataatgaattcatttttatgatttttttttttgtacctaaAAAGCCATCAAGAATACATGTACCGTTCCACCCTGACTAAACACCCTTTTATTAATTTATCTGTGGTCATACATGTATCCAGTATGCTCATGCCTCTTTTCCCTGCAGGTCCTGCTCAGACTGCATGTTGAACCCTGCTTGTGGATTTTGCTATCgtgagaacagcagcagcataTTTGACTCCACCTGCCTACCCGTCAATCAAAAGTCCACTGACCACTCAGCATGGGGACAGTCAGTTATTAACTTCTTGTTTGTGTCAATGAGGAGGCAGAGGCGATCCAGTAAGATCCCGATCTTCATTTCTCGCAATATCCATCATGCAGGTGTGCCAACCAGACCGAGGGGCCAGAGAGTCCATTCTGGGCATACAACTTCTGTCCCACTTCCTACTCCTGGGTCGTCCTTTTGGGCCTCCTCCTCTACCTGACTTCTTTTGCTCCAGGTATGAAAGAACTCACGCTTTTATTTCTGTTATTCAGCCATtccttccaactttgtgggaagtTGACACATTCCTGGTCAttatttattggcccttggcgtATTGTAAAAAGTAGATGCGCGATATTGGCTTTTATTTTACAGatagccgatattgtccaacactTCATTACCAATATCGATATAGGCAGGAGTGCTTCCCTCAAACTATAATGTGTagtgaacacattatgcttcttttactgtgatgccactggatgcatttcacaagcAAACACTGTAATATACATAACAGGTTATTGCTGGATTACAATCATGTGATATAGAGGCCGCTTCACTTCTGGTCTGACGCTTGGGGGCAGATTAATGCAAATTATGGTGAATGGCGTTGAAGTTACATGCATAAAGACATgtaatagttgaaaacaaggtgATCAAACAGCGGCGAAAGCTTATCTTCTGCGTCAGACATGTACATCTTGTGTTTTTACTCcaaatcagtctgcatgaatacacTTGTGTCTGTCATTGTTGTACTGCACTGTTTTCCCATGGGGGTGTAGCGAATAAGTAATTTGTTCGCACATATCGCAAACCTGTTATGTTGCTTCCCAGTAGTCTGTAGTTGACATGGGCGGTCCATATCTACTACTAGATTGTATCACACTGCTAGAACACTGGGTTAtatcaaaaatatttgttttaaagggttagggttaggcgaAGGTGTGTGGTCTCGTAGTCTAGTGTTAATGACGAGAGCAACTTTATTACTTTGATTCACAGTTCGGATCAGAATCAGCCTTTACTTGCCACGTATACAGAGGTACAAGCGTAATTGTGCAATCATCCGTCCAtacatatacaacatactatacaacAAGACGGGGGGGTTGACAGGACAGGATGCCTGGGCAATGGAGGAGGGAGGGGAACAACAGGAgaggggaggggaaaaaaaagacaattccaAACTAAGCTCCTATGTACAGTGTGGGACTGTCAGAAAACCTCAGCATATAtaggcacaaataagcacatttttacaacatGAACACAAGATTTGCACCAGAAAACAGGGCAAAGGGGAGTTAAGGTGATCCCAGCAGCCAGCCACAGCTAATGCTACGGCTACGGCTGGTGCAGACTGTTCTTAGCCTCTTCAGTATGTTACTTTTCCATCTGCTTTTCTTGAAACAGAGCAGGCTTTGTAATCACAgcagtatatttatggtgtttactGAATAATTGGGCACTTCTACAGTTGGAGTATTTTAACAACCGGAATGAGGAAATTATAAATTTATAGTTTTATGTTGTGAGGCAAGTCTTTCTGCATTCCCACTTTCATGGCTATTTGAGTTCcagcaatattttaactttggttgTAGTATAAATTTGGATTGTTGTCAGTCAAACTGGAGCATCTTCAGACTCTGAGGAGATCTTTTCatatgttcaaagataccatttTTATCCCACATGATGGTCACAACAGAGCGGTTTACATCAAGAATGCAGCCAATGTTAGTTGGCATGTCTCCATTTTTTGAGCATTTTACAATGTTAAATTTCACaaagagtctgcctcacgcttaagagacataatgaagggaaaatgttaactaaaaagaacagaAGTGACATCTTTCGTCAGTGTGGCGAAGTGCGACTGAATTCTTACGCCGCTGGCACATAACtagttatcttttttttttttgtagcgtaTTAAAAATGTATGGGAGTGTGTAACACAAGGACCGCCtctattgacctacattggattagtTTTAGTATCTTTAAGGTACACAAAGTATAAGAAAAAGTAGTCGGTATAGTGTGttccatgtgtgtgttttgtgtggtaGGAATGGGCCCCATGCCTTGGACCATCAACTCTGAGATCTACCCACTGTGGGCCCGCAGCACTGGCAATGCCTGCTCAGCCGGAGTCAACTGGATCTTCAATGTCCTCCTCTCGCTGACCTTCCTTCACATCGCAGAGCTTCTCACCTATCAAGGtgacacaaaatacaaaaatggttGCTCAAGGAGAGCAAGTCAGGAGCTTTGCGGTGACGTTCTAACTGTCCTCCTGCAGGCGTTTTCTTCCTCTACACGGGCTTCACGATGCTgggcctcctcttcctcttctgttGCCTCCGGGAGACACAAGGTCTGCAACTGGAGGACATTGAGAACCTGTTCATGGGTCCACTGTGCTCCTGCGGCACCTCCTCAAACCTCAACAATCAAAACATCCAGTACATCAGGGTAAAAGGCAGCAATTACCTCCCCTCTGACAACGATGCCTCCGACGTAGACTAGATTTTGGTTGGGGGATTCTGCTTTTCTAATCTCTTTTGTGGATtccctgtcttttttttggggggggggtatttGGGAAGCCTGCTAAAGCTGGGAGATAATGACctgctgccctctagtggcgaggagcaaaaaaaaaaaatgagcaaagtTTGCACGAACTGatgattattctttttttttttcttccccaaaTAGCACCTTCCAGCTTAGGCAACTCTCTGATTACTTCCTTTGTGCCTCTTTCAGCTGGGAACTTAGGAACTCGGTACCATTCTCTTCCTGACTTTCTGTTTGACAAACTTATCGTTAGCCATCGTCAAGGTGGTGGCGCCACACAACAGGATACCCACTCCTCACAAAGTGATGCATCATAGTCCTCAGCctttaaatcacaaaacatcaTAGTTTCGTCTCTTCTGTGTGattgttattttatatttatactggCACATTCCAGCAACACAACCTCATATGCCAGCAGAGGATGCCCGTGTAATCGTGATCCAGTCactgtaaattttttttctatCCTAAGATAGGTTGCGTTTATCGCTGAAAACATATCTCATTCGCTCTACGTTGGTAATGTATAGCTATGtgataataaagcataaaatgtacagaaTACTACGGTAATACGTCATATATAGACAATGTAACATGGCAAGATGGCAATCGGAAGAGAGCGTCAACATCAAGTCAGCAGGAGGCTTTGGATATGGAGCAGCATAGTGATGTAGTGTACGGTGGCGGCCCGATGCAGCAGCATAGTTTTATTAGAGAggcaaaaattgacatttttatgggtgtttcAATTACTCACGTTTTTTTCACAAGTCGTGGGTGGTCTTACATAGTAACCCCCATGAATAGAAGGTGTCTACTGTGTTGTACCTTCGTGTGTGCTTTATTTCCATAGTGGCATACAGTCTTTAGCCACACTTCCACCGCCAGTCCAGTTCCGTTCAGGACACCACGGTACGGTCCACCAATCAAAGGACAGCAGTGTTTCTAACTTCGCCCTCACGCCAATAAGTGGGAACATACTGTTTACTTAGCTGACATTCACATTTTGTACAACGGGGAAAAGTACTGCACTCCATGGTGGTGGAAATGgggctttttctttctttttttaaaattttttattttatatacattcCTGAATCATTCTCGTGCTTGGTCATGGTTCACGTCTGTCTCGGCactttaatttgttttgcttatttttaaTTATGATTAAGTACTGCTTTTAATACACCACATTGACTacagtcaaaaatgtttttagaaaaTTCCGGAATTCATTCCAGCAGACTACGGCGCAATGGGCTCAGACAGCGGCATAGCCTATATAACTGTAAGTACAGCTGCTggggaaagcaaaaaaaaactaaacggGATGCATGTACACTGGAGTTATACTTCCGCCCTGTATGCAGGATCACACTAAAGCAGATCTTGTACAAAGGTTTTAAAAATGGACCTCGGCGGAGGTAGAACGCAGTGGCAAAAGTTTATCTTCGCTTTTCTGTAAAGCTGCAGCTTTTGTAAATGTATCTTCTTTTTAATGGTAAATCTTCTTTATTTCCACAGCTCAGATAACAAGTGACCAACTAAATGTACTGAGCACCTTTCGACACAggcttctctttgtatttccagtCTGCTCTTGAGCAGCCGCAGTTGTACTAATCAACAGACTTTACTAATCAGCAGACTGATGTTCTTTAAATGAGTCATTTTTCTTTCAAATGTTGCAACAGCAAGTACTGTGCTAAAGtcctacatgtttttttttaatcactgtgTTTTAAATTGACAGTAAAACAGGAAATGCATAGAGGGTTCCATTGCATTTGAGGAGAGGCACGTCAAACTAAATACTAGccactttttcaatgttttgtgtgtgtgttctggttGTATTGGAATCAAAGACTGATAAATATTTATGCATGATATTTATTGTAGGATTGCTAAAACAAGTGCTACATGAATCGTTGGTGGCCTAAGACTTTTGTACAATGCTACAATATATTCTGGTAAGATTTATGATTGGTGTTTTTGAAAATTTATAGAAAAGgctaattatatttatataacttttctatgttatgttatttcaaATATAGTCATGTCTGTAGAGTTATTCACCTGGCAGCCTTTTTGAAGATTGCTTGATTACAAAAccaaaagtgatgtttttttttttttcttcatgtgttttttagAGAATTGAACTTGTAAAGTTCTGGTATTttccttaaaggaaaaaaaaaactatataaataataaaatgtttgaacTTTCTGTGTGATTTTTAATGGAATTTTAATTCCTGCAATGTTTTATTCCTCCTCATGCTTGGCCATTCCCCTGTCACCACTATTTTGCATTTAGCTGATGATATCATCATACTTGCATATGCATCAATCAACACATTTTAACATAGTCCAAGCCAAACAGAGTGGGTACGGTGTACTTTCACACCAAAACATGTTGCAGCCACAGGGTGGCACCAGTGATTATAAGTAGTCTTAATAGCATTCAAACATGAActcaagttttttgtttttttttgggcgtGCTTGTGCATGTCTTTGAAAACACTTGTCAAGTTGAAGCAACTACTGGAACAATTGCAAAATACATCTAGTATACTTGTAGAAGCATTAGATTAAATAACTACACGTCACATATAATGTGCACAACATGTAATAAAGTGgtcattttctgtttttccttCCTAAATGCATTAATGCtgcaacattttaaaaggaAATGTGCGCTACCTCTGGTTATGACGTCACTCCACTCGGGCGTGGCGTAGTGATGCATTGCGGTTGCCTCCCCGGCGCTCCTGGACACGGCGCGTGCGTGCGCGGGAGTCACATTTGCGTGCATGCGCGTTCACGCGGTGATGGTATCTGCCTCGCGCTCGTGGATGCTGTGTTGGCGGTGCAGGTAGACGCGAGGCGTCACGTGCTCAGGATCACGTCGTCTTTCTAGGAGAAGAAACGTTTCTCCCGTGCGTGTTTGTGCTGACATGGCGGCGTCCGGGTGGCGCTAAGCGGCGGTTCCTCTGGGCCGACGCTGGCTTCGTTtggttttcctttttaaatcgAGGATTGCGTGAAGGAGAACCATGACGACTGGTCAGGATGAAAGTTCGGTCCGAGTGGCGCTGAGGTAAGTCCACTTTAATGTGTAtctgtgtgcgcgcgcgccACCTGTGCTAGCAAGCACCTGCCTGGCAGGTCCAGCCGGGCCTGGTGGTTCTCCCTTGGAGGCCTCCAGCTGTGTCCTCACGGCCGGCTGTGTGGTGCAGGTgctcatggatggatggatggatggatggatggatggatgttggtgATGATGTAACGGTCATGGTGAAACGTCGCCATCTGGTTGCATGTGGTTGGAGGcagtttctttgtttgtttggacaCCTCCTGGGCTTTTTTGGCCCACTTCCGGTTCGACTAGCTCGCCAGGTGATTTCAGTTACGCCCCCCCTGCACCAAATAATGTCACGATGACGCAGTTGTGTTGTACCCCTTTCTAATGACACTACAAAGAGTGCCATCACCATGTGGATGACCACAATATTTTCTCCACACTGACATATCTTTTTATTGCAACACTGGAAAATATTGAATATTGATTGATGCAGtcaatacaaaacaacaaaaaaaaacagtttatcaatccattttctatgccgcttatcctcattaggcccgcgggggtatgctggagtctatcccagctgacttcgggtgagaggcggggtacaccctggactggtcgccaacacAGCACAAATAGGcgatcattcacattcatacctatggacaatttagacttgccaattaacctaacatgcatatttttcgaatgtgggaggaaacaggagtacccggagaaaacccacgcacgtgtGGGGATAACATGgtaacttcacacagagatgcctaagcggagattcgaatccaggtcttgccgatctcctgtctgtgtggccaacatgctaaccactcggccaccgtgcggcctagttTTAGGTataatgttttcatattttaagtAAATGGCACATTTTGTTAAAGATACACAAGTTGTTAAAGATATTTGGGCATAATCCCAATTCCACCTCGTAACCATTCCCCTTTGTTTTATCCCCCATACCCTTACCCATTAAAACCtggggccaaggggaagaaacCACGAAGAAATGAGACACCACATGATTCTCATTACATCCTCACCCTTCACTTCTTTCTGGCTTAAACTCGGCAGATGAGACAATGAAATTGTTCATGATAAATGTTTCTTACTATAAAGTATGGTGCAtgcatttttacattatttcatcgTTATATTGCCTACCtcagaacacctttttttttttaaataaaaggaacACACTTTTACAAACTGTGATAGTTAttgccaaaaaacaaacaactaataaataacagcttataaccagcactgtaacaacatttagaaaaacagacaatgtctcaaatatgcatatttaataggAATAATTTAACAAACTTTATTAACGTCAACAAATCTTACCAATcattatttcaaggtttaaaaacgtCCCCGTTTTGGCCTCTGTCTCCTCCTGTCATTGATGTTCTCTCTCagaaagtccagaatggcatttttgttacattttgcttgtctgggattgcagcttttgaatggtcctggagtGTTGTGTGGCgtagcagagggctgacttcagttggctcagcatctcctgcaggagtGACACATGCATGATTGATGGAGTACAACTATTAGCtcaatgtaaatacaataataataatagtaatagtgtgctgaaaacaagtATAGCGTGACggttaaaagaaataaatatacaagacaacGTTAGATTCCAAGAGTTGAATAAACTTTGATAATGTGGGGTGCTGTCCACATATGACCATGTTGTTTACCctacatgttttatttagctcacgtcctgaccatccatactgtatgctgaatacaataaacatatctcaccatgggattgttggtggactagggtggctatactgtaattcacagcaaacagacttcactacgatgtactgtacatgagtGATTAGATAGCTGATATGAAACGCAAACATcacagtacacttcagtaatgtagattcccctcgctagcaagcaattttaaaatacaagaTACAATTAATGGGCTAATGTGGTCGCGATATATCATCGTCTAatatttatgaaatgcagtgaagttagatattGGTGTTAGCCAGCTAGTTATAACTCAAGACAACCAACAATACAAAACATGGCAaatatttacgtggagtagcaaatgattgaatatctaataaaacttgactgacgttactgtgaaaatcaataattatgcttaattatttacatttatatgcttcttttGGTCTCCGCTCTGCCAATTTGTCAGCGGGAGTGCTGAATCCGAGGAAACTCCTCCTACCCCTTTGTTTCAAGTCTAGTCTGTGACCACAGACTGTATTTGGTTTCTAGGGCTGTACACCCCTTTCGAACTTACCCCTCGATTTAAGGAACTGGGACATCACTTGATTCTCATGAAGGCGTGAAAACTAGGGCTAAGGGctaagataaagggttaaggggtggaattgggattcagccttagttCGTAAGCTGACTCTGAAGTGAATATTGTGTAGCTGTTTGCCCTTCAGTATGTTGCAAAAAGATCCCTTTGTTGAGCACATAACTAAGCCCCGCTTCTTTATAGTACCTCTCAATTTTATCTCCTTGCTGTCACTTTTTAACTTGTGGTCTTTTTCTTCTCCTCCAAGGATGCAATTTTCTGTGAGAATGTGGGAAGCTCTCCTCCATTGTAAGGTTTTGTTTTGGTTCCTGGAACTAAAAGACAGCCAAGAAGAGACCTCAACCTCTGCAGTTAACGTACAATTAGACGTTGTGTCATACAGTATAAACGCCCCCGAAGGTCGTACAGTTAGGAATTTGACCAGCATTTTCAGAACTGACTTTCAACatattactaggggtgtaactgtACGTCATAATGACCGTTCTGTGCGTGTCTCAGTTTTAAGGTCagtggttcattttgggtacagtaatgattttcaaaatgtaacattaaaaagctgctggcaggtaattctccaatatgGCATACAAATATagcatgcatacatactgtacacgcaGCACATGCATAGTGCCCCACAATCTATGGGCGCCCCATTTTACACAAATGGGGATGTGCATCGTTGCTGTGGGGCATAGAGCACCAAGTCAGCCCGAGGCaggagaggaaaaaagatgAGTAATTTGACCTCTCACTTGTTGCTGAGGGTGTCCCGAACCGGTATTGATATTGGATAACGGGTTGATATCCCCaaaaaaacgacctgcatgtaAATCtccaatacaagcagtcgattccagactccgccacgcatgtgatcacaacagtgtgtgctaacaaagtagcaaggagcagcAGTGATGTCGACCGTGTGGCAGCATCATAtgttaaagtccgaaaaagacgttgcagctgagtgcaaagtcatgcacaagtttcccatggtgACGTTTAATATAACCAACCTCAtcgcgcatttgaagcagcatcacaaaaaagaGCATGAGGATTTTCAGAAGACCACAGCTCCCTCAGTCATCCAAcactgtttgaaacatttgcaaaggaTGAGAAATCCCcacgggacggcaaaaagtcatttgCTATTACCAGCCAGTGTCCGTTGGTGGTGAGTTGGGtttaaactagggctgtcaaatgattacagtttttaatcagattaatcacggttttcaaatgaattaatcatgattatccACAATGTCAcactgtctgaaatatgcccatttttactgtattttatggaaagaaagataaatgacagggcaggatgtATTTGTATCTATTAACATTgctaaattaactgaaaatttaaatcaagagatggcacacatttGAAAATCGATTTACCTAACACCGTTTTCTTTAATAGCAgtatatttgaatcagactttaactgttattatgagcaatgaggcgTTGTGTtgaaagacaccacgtcatttaactTGAAATCACGTTTTGAGtgcattttctgggatttccgagcattcttaaatgcagcaaattgtacttccgcattaagagttacaaagtgagtgataagaatatccacttattgtttctCTTTGCGTTTctatttatttagaccacacatacacacataattaagacgttgtgatgttcggagtgtccatgaatgcatctcgcggtttGTCTAGTGACAATTAGGCAGTATCGTTGCAatgatgaatggactagagaggtgtttgtttggagttggagtacatatatggtgttggaattgcactgctgttgatgtgttcaggcctGAATAAACTTATAAAAGAGCgtagactctgtggggagctacactgtgccgccatctgacatcataacagagagccgtggcttgccatgatgcgtatgtgttaattacgctaaaaaatgtaacgtaattaaattatttaccgttgttaacacgctatttttgacagccctagtttaaacacttaattgagcacctcgaaACTCGCATGTGGATAAAGCTATATCccagatgcataaagaagtaaatgggtgagtttttctcataccaaTTATTGCTGACTaatgttctctgtttgagtaatataaCTTGATCAAGACTTTTcaatcatccctcatttatcgtggttaattggtttccagacccgaccgcagtACAGGgctcaatgttaataaattgagtatttttgtagttggagcatagaaaacccgttaatgactttgtaaatacgggttttaacgttattagagccatgtagacatgaaatatcacacctatagtcacctttatattcctattattcattgtttacaacacattgcgcaactcttatgctgtagGAACTTGAGATTTCCACTAGCTAGCaaactagcgagctaaccagttagcctggAATGTATTTCTTGTAAGATTAAGAAGgcacaaacttaccacttccacacggatgGGAGGAGATGTCGGAAATactatggctgacttcatgcagtggtaaggtaatgtctcaatagtttgtgacattactgccacctagtgaccagaatactacatatcacttgtattttaatatgttttgtctaataatagaccatagtctaccacgaaacagtgatcatacgtatattaattaattaattttggaaAAGTCGCAGTATACCAagggagcaataatcgaacCGC from Dunckerocampus dactyliophorus isolate RoL2022-P2 chromosome 5, RoL_Ddac_1.1, whole genome shotgun sequence encodes the following:
- the LOC129181283 gene encoding proton myo-inositol cotransporter-like isoform X5; amino-acid sequence: MMLLKQSNRWPTFYNKSIASMTLPVYIAEVSPPHMRGQLVTIITVLITAGQFSASVVDGAFSYMKHDGWRYMLGLSVLPAILQFVGFLFLPESPRWLIQKGRHEEARRVLGRIRGCQDVDEEYDFIKTSIEEEEKGSRGGGLIIFHMLSHGPTRRALIVGCGLQMFQQLTGINTVMYYSATILQMSGVRDERQAIWLSAVTSGTNFVCTSLSIWLVDRVGRRKLTLASLTGTTLSLIVLSVGFLLSAQNSPAVTLQPLDSHNSSCTLYGSCSDCMLNPACGFCYRENSSSIFDSTCLPVNQKSTDHSAWGQCANQTEGPESPFWAYNFCPTSYSWVVLLGLLLYLTSFAPGMGPMPWTINSEIYPLWARSTGNACSAGVNWIFNVLLSLTFLHIAELLTYQGVFFLYTGFTMLGLLFLFCCLRETQGLQLEDIENLFMGPLCSCGTSSNLNNQNIQYIRKIPEFIPADYGAMGSDSGIAYITVSTAAGESKKKLNGMHVHWSYTSALYAGSH